A region of Sulfitobacter faviae DNA encodes the following proteins:
- a CDS encoding response regulator, with the protein MEVLRCARANANLDDTKIVMCTAKTSPESERKFRDLGADHILHKPFKPLKLADFIRSIV; encoded by the coding sequence ATGGAGGTACTGCGCTGTGCGCGGGCCAATGCGAATTTGGACGACACGAAGATCGTCATGTGCACCGCCAAAACCTCGCCCGAGTCGGAGAGGAAGTTTCGCGACCTCGGGGCAGACCACATTCTGCACAAACCGTTCAAACCGCTGAAGCTCGCGGATTTCATTCGGTCGATCGTTTAA
- a CDS encoding ATP-binding protein — MVSTEPTNKADAEPSSRAQTLFWGLIATVVVTYFVGLAALTWSDYNRATTRAEVELEHFAELYEQAVDASLSVANVRMWGLIDELSTARLSDPAQFEAQYGDLMNAAVQETEQVDALVLIGADGIVLWATAKPLMGQYLGDRAYFQAAIGLDVDEYTVGVPIVSRATGRRLTPIAWPLIGMDGRSRGVLASSLGEDYYSQLLAIDGMQQDMYVEVVTSNGERAFVSGRPPRDPDTPVFRARKEIPALDLYIDVTRSKRAVLQNYWQRTLVFVGLATILFLTVINAAIRARRQSTQLAQALRTSERHRERIRVAQSEFDAIFENVGDGLIVYNDNNKLHRSNRKARALMGVSSDIEAVQKLRGMVPPFSQMDEDVAVHRIQITTAENENVAVQCRVMKLHLHGDYIAYNVLQDISAEERLVAARTAFVTSVNHELRTPLTSLAGSLEILHDRFGDSMPKNAGKLLSMATRNADRLLVLVNDILTLQAIDQRQLSIQTERVAVSEVLSEAIAANTGYGVNRDVQLDIHRGPDAAQEAYVRVDTVRMQQIFSNLISNAVKYTPRGGTVKIGAEVDDQWVTFYVCDAGPGIPRAAHDRMFKRFADPVHSRENQANGTGLGLAITRELVLRQGGDVSFETRSEEDGDENPGTTFYVRFARDTGAAPKQGASV, encoded by the coding sequence ATGGTCAGCACTGAGCCCACCAACAAAGCCGATGCGGAACCCTCTTCGCGCGCGCAAACGCTCTTCTGGGGGCTGATCGCAACGGTCGTTGTGACCTATTTCGTCGGGCTCGCGGCTCTGACCTGGTCCGACTACAACCGCGCCACAACCCGGGCCGAGGTGGAGCTTGAGCATTTCGCGGAGCTTTACGAGCAGGCGGTCGATGCCTCACTTTCGGTTGCGAATGTACGGATGTGGGGGCTGATTGATGAGCTGTCGACCGCGCGCCTGAGCGACCCCGCGCAGTTTGAGGCGCAATACGGCGATCTGATGAATGCCGCCGTGCAGGAGACCGAGCAGGTCGATGCGCTTGTGCTGATCGGCGCCGATGGGATCGTGCTTTGGGCCACGGCCAAACCCCTGATGGGGCAGTACCTTGGGGACCGGGCCTATTTTCAGGCTGCGATTGGCCTTGATGTGGATGAATACACGGTCGGGGTGCCCATCGTGTCGCGGGCCACGGGGCGGCGTCTGACCCCGATTGCATGGCCCTTGATCGGGATGGATGGCCGGTCACGCGGGGTCTTGGCCTCTTCGCTGGGCGAGGATTACTACTCGCAATTGCTGGCGATAGATGGGATGCAACAGGACATGTATGTCGAGGTGGTAACCTCCAACGGAGAGCGGGCCTTTGTTTCGGGGCGGCCTCCGCGCGACCCCGATACGCCCGTGTTCCGCGCCCGGAAGGAGATTCCGGCGCTGGACCTCTATATCGACGTGACGCGCAGCAAACGGGCGGTGCTGCAAAATTACTGGCAGCGCACATTGGTTTTCGTGGGGCTTGCCACGATCCTGTTCCTGACGGTGATCAATGCGGCGATCCGCGCGCGGCGGCAGTCGACCCAATTGGCGCAGGCCCTGCGCACTTCCGAACGGCACCGCGAACGGATCCGCGTGGCGCAGAGCGAATTTGACGCGATCTTTGAGAATGTCGGCGACGGGCTGATCGTCTATAACGACAACAACAAGCTGCACCGCTCCAACCGCAAGGCGCGTGCGTTGATGGGTGTGTCCTCAGACATCGAAGCCGTGCAAAAGCTCCGCGGGATGGTCCCGCCCTTTTCGCAGATGGACGAAGACGTGGCCGTTCACCGCATTCAGATCACCACCGCCGAGAACGAGAATGTGGCGGTGCAATGCCGGGTGATGAAGCTGCATCTGCATGGGGATTACATCGCCTATAACGTGCTTCAGGACATCTCTGCCGAAGAGCGTCTGGTGGCGGCGCGCACGGCCTTTGTCACCTCGGTCAATCACGAACTGCGCACGCCGCTCACCTCGCTGGCCGGATCGCTCGAAATCCTGCATGACCGCTTTGGCGACAGCATGCCAAAGAACGCGGGCAAGCTGTTGTCGATGGCCACCCGAAATGCCGACCGGCTGTTGGTACTGGTCAACGATATCTTGACCCTTCAGGCGATCGACCAGCGCCAACTTAGCATCCAGACCGAGCGGGTCGCGGTGTCGGAAGTGCTGTCGGAAGCCATCGCGGCCAACACCGGCTATGGGGTGAACCGCGACGTGCAACTCGACATTCACAGAGGCCCCGATGCGGCGCAGGAGGCCTATGTGCGGGTCGATACCGTGCGCATGCAGCAAATCTTCTCCAACCTCATTTCCAACGCGGTAAAATATACCCCGCGCGGCGGTACGGTAAAAATCGGTGCCGAGGTGGACGACCAATGGGTCACGTTCTATGTCTGCGATGCGGGGCCGGGCATCCCAAGAGCCGCCCATGATCGTATGTTCAAAAGGTTCGCTGACCCTGTGCACTCTCGCGAAAACCAAGCGAATGGGACGGGGCTGGGGCTGGCCATCACGCGGGAGTTGGTGTTGCGACAAGGTGGCGATGTGAGCTTTGAGACACGCTCGGAAGAGGACGGCGATGAGAACCCCGGCACCACGTTCTATGTGCGTTTCGCCCGGGATACAGGCGCCGCGCCCAAGCAGGGGGCATCGGTATGA
- a CDS encoding response regulator has translation MSPRIIAVDDSDIAQDFISATLSELGFDDVVSFIDPRSALDAIESDEATADLILMDIMMPDIDGIELCARIRALDRWSDVPIIMLTSRTDMGSLSEAFMAGANDYVTKPFNRIELQARMRSCLRLKSELDRRRSGENRGARRRAAPSVSEATVPSLLGSKSGFQGHLMSLSPAMQKDLGLIVFRIDGDRDQSDAARAQRQELQRLVAGLFGKVEIPAQDGFAHWEDDLFVYGALQADRAQLEARAQQFISAVAEASATVKEGWTSRPLSVSACVVPPSDAAVATSLARGIQGVESAGITSAPGSICLAANDIGHQA, from the coding sequence ATGAGCCCACGAATTATCGCAGTCGACGATTCGGATATCGCGCAGGATTTCATCAGCGCGACGCTTTCTGAGCTTGGCTTTGACGATGTCGTCAGTTTCATCGATCCGCGCAGTGCACTCGACGCGATCGAAAGCGATGAGGCCACGGCGGACCTGATCCTGATGGACATAATGATGCCCGATATTGATGGTATCGAGCTTTGCGCCCGTATCCGTGCCTTGGACAGATGGAGCGATGTGCCGATCATTATGCTGACCAGCCGAACAGACATGGGGTCTCTCTCCGAAGCCTTCATGGCGGGGGCCAACGACTATGTCACGAAACCCTTCAACCGGATTGAGCTTCAGGCCCGTATGCGCAGTTGCCTGCGGCTGAAATCCGAGTTGGACCGCCGCCGTTCGGGCGAAAACCGCGGCGCCCGCCGCCGTGCCGCGCCGAGCGTGTCAGAGGCCACGGTGCCCAGCCTTTTGGGCAGCAAATCCGGGTTTCAGGGGCATCTGATGTCGCTGTCGCCCGCGATGCAAAAAGACCTCGGCCTGATCGTCTTTCGTATTGATGGCGACCGTGATCAATCCGATGCGGCGCGCGCGCAGCGGCAAGAGCTTCAGCGCCTCGTGGCCGGGCTTTTCGGCAAGGTCGAAATTCCCGCGCAAGACGGGTTCGCCCATTGGGAGGATGACCTTTTCGTCTATGGCGCGCTCCAGGCGGATCGCGCCCAGCTTGAAGCGCGGGCGCAGCAGTTTATCTCAGCCGTGGCTGAGGCCTCGGCCACCGTGAAAGAAGGCTGGACCTCGCGGCCCTTGAGCGTCAGCGCCTGTGTCGTGCCGCCCTCGGACGCGGCTGTCGCCACCTCGCTTGCGCGGGGCATTCAAGGCGTCGAAAGTGCTGGAATAACAAGCGCGCCGGGCAGCATCTGCCTTGCCGCCAATGACATAGGACACCAAGCCTAG
- a CDS encoding glycosyltransferase family 2 protein: MPLDAESEAIGSLLLDRGALTAEQLDAAEELAEEWNVSLVKVLLSRRWLTTQTLYREIAFYHGLALVDLIEDRADDDLIRQYDPVVMNQFMTVPIGRAEDGTLTVATSRPGPRTLLHIREVYGSGVTIVVASHFDVSWQLQRAFREKHSHEAVFALAELDPDMSAQNVVTPPQILVIYLLISALLLGLAFAPVATLIVLNVLLTVFYTGNFLFKALLVWLGGAAQETSSRAIAAEASLLRDEDLPIYTVLVPMFREPEVLPILAQALRNLDYPLAKLDIKIVLEEGDHETIDAARKLDLEGVFEIIRVPASHPQTKPKACNFALRYAQGDFLVIFDAEDKPEPDQLKKVIAAFNQSAPNTACIQCRLNYYNARENWLTRMFTLDYSLWFDLMLPGLERLGVPIPLGGTSNHFRMDVLRELNAWDPFNVTEDADLGIRLTQKGYRVGVIDSTTFEEANVSIPNWVRQRSRWIKGYMQTFLVHSRRPIHLWQSVGAAGVFGFVFFIGGTVLSGLLNPVFWSIFAIWLIFGTEVITPYFPLPVLYLSLVNLLAGNGLLIYLTMVAPFRRRWTDLAPWGITVVGYWVLMTVASYKALSQLIFNPFYWEKTQHGLSKHTANEVAEASAEATEAAQ; the protein is encoded by the coding sequence GTGCCGTTGGATGCCGAAAGCGAAGCCATTGGTTCGCTGCTGCTTGACCGTGGCGCGCTGACGGCGGAACAGCTCGACGCGGCAGAGGAACTGGCCGAGGAGTGGAACGTCTCTCTGGTCAAGGTTCTTCTGTCGCGGCGCTGGCTGACCACGCAGACACTCTACCGCGAGATCGCCTTTTACCACGGGCTCGCGCTGGTCGATCTGATCGAGGACCGCGCCGATGACGATCTGATCCGCCAGTATGATCCGGTGGTGATGAACCAATTCATGACGGTGCCGATTGGCCGGGCAGAGGATGGCACGCTGACGGTGGCCACCTCGCGCCCCGGCCCGCGCACGCTGCTGCATATCCGCGAGGTCTATGGCTCTGGCGTGACCATCGTCGTGGCCTCGCATTTCGATGTGTCATGGCAGTTGCAACGCGCCTTCCGCGAGAAACATTCGCATGAGGCGGTCTTTGCGCTGGCCGAGCTTGACCCCGATATGTCGGCGCAGAACGTCGTGACCCCGCCGCAAATCTTGGTGATCTACCTCCTGATCTCGGCGCTGCTGCTGGGTCTGGCCTTTGCGCCCGTAGCCACGCTGATCGTGCTGAACGTCCTGCTGACGGTGTTCTACACCGGCAACTTCCTGTTCAAAGCGCTGCTGGTCTGGCTCGGCGGTGCTGCGCAGGAAACCTCATCGCGGGCCATCGCGGCCGAGGCATCGCTGCTGCGCGACGAAGACCTGCCGATCTATACCGTGCTGGTGCCGATGTTCCGCGAGCCCGAGGTGCTGCCGATCCTTGCCCAAGCGCTGCGCAACCTCGACTATCCGCTGGCCAAGCTCGACATCAAGATCGTGCTGGAAGAGGGTGATCACGAGACCATCGACGCGGCGCGCAAGCTCGACCTTGAAGGCGTGTTCGAGATCATCCGCGTCCCGGCCTCCCACCCGCAGACCAAACCCAAGGCCTGCAATTTTGCGCTGCGCTATGCGCAGGGTGATTTCCTCGTGATTTTCGACGCCGAGGATAAGCCCGAACCGGATCAGTTGAAAAAGGTCATCGCCGCCTTCAACCAATCCGCGCCCAATACCGCCTGCATCCAATGCCGTTTGAACTACTACAACGCGCGGGAGAACTGGCTGACGCGGATGTTCACGCTGGACTATTCGCTGTGGTTCGACCTGATGCTGCCGGGGTTGGAGCGTTTGGGCGTGCCGATCCCGCTGGGCGGCACTTCGAACCACTTCCGCATGGACGTGCTGCGCGAGTTGAACGCATGGGATCCCTTCAACGTGACCGAGGACGCCGATCTGGGCATTCGTCTGACGCAGAAGGGCTACCGCGTGGGCGTCATCGATTCCACGACCTTTGAAGAGGCCAATGTCTCGATCCCGAACTGGGTGCGCCAGCGCTCGCGCTGGATCAAGGGCTATATGCAAACTTTCCTCGTCCACAGCCGCAGACCCATTCACCTGTGGCAATCGGTCGGGGCGGCGGGCGTCTTTGGCTTTGTCTTCTTCATCGGGGGCACGGTGCTCTCGGGCCTGTTGAACCCGGTCTTTTGGTCGATCTTCGCCATCTGGCTGATCTTCGGGACCGAGGTGATCACCCCCTATTTCCCGCTGCCGGTGCTCTATCTGTCGTTGGTGAACCTCTTGGCGGGCAATGGGCTGCTGATCTATCTCACGATGGTCGCACCCTTCCGGCGCAGGTGGACCGATCTGGCGCCTTGGGGGATCACCGTGGTGGGCTATTGGGTGCTGATGACCGTGGCCTCTTACAAGGCGCTGTCGCAGTTGATCTTTAACCCGTTCTATTGGGAAAAGACCCAGCACGGCCTGTCCAAACACACCGCCAATGAGGTGGCCGAAGCCAGTGCCGAAGCGACGGAGGCCGCGCAATGA
- a CDS encoding cellulose biosynthesis cyclic di-GMP-binding regulatory protein BcsB, whose translation MIARTFDLAELGFQNGLSFRQLSGNATIYIPLPNPDALSSGRLQLELEHASTTEVDRYLQVSVAGRPVTSQALPDGAGRLSVPVPLSPEDVSGGFIAVGLSYSGAFSDRVCVDERASGDFLEITAASSVTLQLDPSEIDTSAAFAGLRPADTRLAIGGNDSLAALAAATRAAALFDAEAGRLTFGGDGVSTSGAWAEGVIELDVTTSGVASEMAVDNQAGLPVLNLRGSDPQVGLWQLVSEWSALSNEGATVVDVAGGPARFDDRLPLSALEGDLTPRPVVSTEDFFVPFQSSDLPAGKGVSGVNLHVAAALDPEGRGATASVFLNDTLLGNRPLGSGKPEQLTFSVPSGLLGRDNLLRVSIQRQPSGGECRFKPQGYPAQILPGSALLLSDSTAQDRDFFTLRQEFADGVQVVLDPALSLDFAQTLPWLAGVAGSVIPDRAPILPRASVEALEGDEPFFVISDQNPGDAEPLITFDQGRIEVRDRQDNLIYSGEDLSRLGVVQIVTRGDTRGLWLRPGNGPAPELTPERPMMLDRGDLALIGQEGVILATATDRSPLVDVVYPDRTSLAQMLAKYRPWIVGAIWVLVTLLVLIVFQRVYRARRGKDET comes from the coding sequence CTGATCGCGCGGACCTTCGATCTGGCGGAGCTTGGTTTTCAAAACGGTCTGTCCTTCCGGCAGCTATCGGGCAATGCGACGATCTATATTCCGCTGCCCAACCCGGACGCGCTGAGTTCGGGCCGTTTGCAGCTTGAGCTTGAACATGCCTCCACCACCGAGGTGGATCGCTATTTGCAGGTTTCGGTCGCGGGCCGTCCGGTGACCTCGCAGGCGTTGCCCGATGGGGCAGGGCGGCTGAGCGTTCCGGTCCCGCTTAGCCCCGAGGACGTGTCGGGCGGGTTTATCGCCGTGGGCCTGTCCTATTCCGGGGCTTTCAGCGATCGGGTCTGCGTGGACGAACGCGCCTCGGGGGATTTTCTTGAGATCACGGCGGCTTCTTCCGTGACCTTGCAATTGGACCCGTCTGAGATCGACACATCGGCGGCATTCGCCGGGCTGCGCCCTGCGGATACGCGTCTGGCCATCGGGGGCAACGACTCCCTCGCGGCCTTGGCCGCTGCGACCCGCGCCGCAGCGCTGTTTGACGCTGAGGCCGGGCGGCTGACCTTTGGCGGCGACGGGGTCAGCACATCGGGTGCATGGGCCGAAGGGGTCATCGAACTGGACGTGACCACCTCGGGCGTGGCGAGCGAGATGGCCGTGGACAATCAAGCCGGGCTGCCCGTCTTGAACCTGCGCGGCAGCGATCCGCAGGTGGGGCTGTGGCAACTGGTCTCGGAATGGTCGGCCCTGTCGAACGAAGGCGCGACCGTGGTCGATGTGGCAGGGGGACCGGCCCGTTTTGACGACCGTTTGCCGCTGTCGGCGCTGGAGGGCGACCTCACCCCGCGTCCCGTGGTCTCGACCGAAGACTTCTTCGTGCCGTTCCAATCCTCCGACCTTCCGGCGGGCAAGGGCGTGTCTGGCGTGAACCTGCATGTCGCCGCAGCGCTTGACCCCGAAGGGCGGGGGGCGACGGCCTCGGTCTTTCTGAATGACACGCTGTTGGGCAACCGCCCGCTTGGCAGCGGCAAGCCCGAGCAGCTTACCTTTTCGGTCCCGAGCGGCCTGCTGGGCCGGGACAACCTGCTGCGGGTGTCGATCCAGCGTCAGCCTTCGGGCGGCGAATGTCGTTTCAAACCGCAGGGCTATCCGGCGCAAATTCTGCCCGGCAGCGCCCTGCTTCTTTCGGATTCCACAGCGCAGGATCGGGACTTCTTTACCCTGCGACAGGAATTCGCCGATGGCGTTCAGGTCGTGCTCGACCCCGCGCTTTCGCTTGATTTCGCGCAGACCCTGCCGTGGCTCGCAGGTGTCGCGGGCAGTGTGATCCCGGACCGCGCGCCTATCCTGCCGCGCGCCTCGGTCGAGGCGCTTGAGGGGGATGAGCCTTTCTTTGTAATCTCTGACCAGAACCCCGGCGATGCAGAGCCGCTGATCACCTTCGATCAGGGCCGGATTGAGGTGCGCGACCGTCAAGATAACCTGATCTATTCGGGCGAAGACCTGTCGCGGCTTGGCGTGGTGCAGATCGTCACCCGGGGCGACACCCGTGGCCTGTGGCTGCGTCCGGGCAATGGCCCTGCACCAGAGCTGACGCCCGAACGCCCCATGATGCTGGACCGCGGCGATCTGGCGCTGATCGGGCAGGAGGGGGTGATCCTTGCCACCGCCACCGACCGCAGCCCGCTTGTTGATGTCGTCTACCCCGACCGCACCAGCCTTGCTCAGATGCTGGCCAAGTACCGACCCTGGATCGTGGGGGCCATCTGGGTGCTGGTGACGCTGCTTGTGCTGATCGTGTTCCAGCGCGTCTACCGCGCCCGCCGCGGCAAAGACGAGACGTAA
- a CDS encoding Hpt domain-containing protein, producing the protein MAPTETYEQRVAATRKRFIEGMPERLQAVADALRETDGADPRETKARKVHRMLHDLAGNAAMLEYAEIEDRLRKGLRVAEDADESSAPLSTDDIRIIETALADARSAAEKI; encoded by the coding sequence GTGGCACCTACCGAGACATATGAACAACGCGTCGCCGCGACGCGAAAGCGCTTCATCGAAGGGATGCCGGAGCGGTTGCAGGCCGTGGCCGATGCGCTGCGCGAGACGGATGGCGCCGACCCGCGCGAGACCAAGGCGCGCAAGGTCCACCGCATGCTGCACGATCTGGCTGGCAATGCCGCGATGCTGGAATATGCCGAGATCGAAGATCGCCTGCGCAAGGGGCTGCGCGTGGCTGAAGATGCCGATGAATCCTCTGCGCCCTTGTCGACCGATGACATTCGTATAATTGAAACGGCTCTGGCCGATGCCCGCAGTGCCGCTGAAAAAATTTAA
- a CDS encoding xanthine dehydrogenase family protein molybdopterin-binding subunit yields MSRLKGSDAQPQMTRRGFLVSMTAAGVAFGFPQASNAAMNPAVPDGTPIAPNGQPFEPSMWYWIDAEGQVNVNIIRAEMGQHVGTAIARILADELEVAWENVHITHVDTAEKWGLMVTGGSWSIWQSWPVYRQAGAAGRTALIEAAAAKWGVDPAGLTARDGAVTDGTQSISYGDLVAEGLDRSFTEDELAALPLKPHADLRLVGQDVHPLDLDTKTTGQAIYGLDAKVDGMVYGVPMLPPTRYGSKVNSVDDSAAKEVKGYLETVVLDDPSGTVPGWVVVLGKTLHAARMATYEISVDWTAGETADVSEDDIQARSRELIDSDAGSILHTEQPETRAAFDAAAETLEAEYTTQSVLHFQMEPVNATVFQNADGVWETHAGNQWQSLILPTLAAALEVPADKIVMRSYMLGGGFGRRLNGDYIVPAALASKAVGKPVKLVFSREEDAQFDSIRSPSVQKLRMAFDEGKAITGMEHHAAAGWPTQVMAPGFMPKGVNEEPYDPFAIDGADHWYSVGAHRVRAISNDLANATFRPGWLRSVGPGWTNFAVESFMDEAAHKVGADPLQFRLDHLKAEGLNAGSAPNAVGGASRQAAVLQRVAEMSGYGQTELPEGTAIGIATTFGQSRTMPTWTAAAVKLAVDAETGDVAVEKMWLAFDCGTVVDPDGARAQCEGAALWGLSMALHEGTRIEDGNVVDLNLGSYTPLRMVDVPQIEVAFVESTEVPVGLGEPGTTVIAPAIANAIFNATGARVRHLPITGDAVLAALES; encoded by the coding sequence ATGTCCCGCCTGAAAGGCTCCGACGCGCAACCGCAGATGACCCGCCGCGGGTTTCTGGTGTCGATGACCGCCGCGGGCGTTGCCTTTGGCTTCCCGCAGGCGTCGAATGCCGCGATGAACCCTGCCGTGCCCGATGGCACGCCGATCGCGCCCAATGGCCAGCCCTTTGAGCCGTCGATGTGGTACTGGATCGACGCCGAAGGTCAGGTCAACGTCAACATCATCCGCGCCGAGATGGGTCAGCACGTCGGCACCGCCATCGCCCGCATTCTGGCCGATGAGCTGGAAGTCGCTTGGGAAAATGTGCATATCACCCATGTCGACACGGCTGAGAAATGGGGCCTGATGGTCACCGGCGGCAGCTGGTCGATCTGGCAAAGCTGGCCGGTCTACCGTCAGGCGGGCGCCGCCGGGCGCACCGCGCTGATCGAAGCGGCGGCGGCCAAATGGGGCGTCGATCCCGCCGGTCTGACTGCGCGCGACGGGGCCGTGACCGATGGCACGCAGAGCATCAGCTACGGCGATCTGGTGGCCGAAGGGCTCGACCGCAGCTTTACCGAAGACGAACTGGCGGCCCTGCCGCTGAAACCTCACGCCGATCTGCGGCTCGTGGGGCAGGACGTGCATCCGCTTGATCTGGATACGAAAACCACGGGGCAGGCGATCTATGGTCTGGATGCCAAGGTCGATGGCATGGTCTATGGCGTGCCGATGCTGCCGCCGACGCGCTATGGCTCCAAGGTCAATTCAGTCGATGACAGTGCCGCGAAAGAGGTCAAAGGCTATCTTGAGACTGTGGTGCTGGACGATCCCTCGGGCACGGTGCCGGGCTGGGTCGTGGTGCTGGGCAAGACGCTCCATGCCGCGCGGATGGCCACCTATGAGATCAGCGTCGATTGGACGGCGGGCGAGACGGCGGATGTCTCAGAAGACGATATCCAAGCCCGCTCTCGCGAATTGATCGACAGCGATGCCGGGTCGATCCTGCATACCGAGCAGCCTGAGACCCGCGCCGCTTTCGATGCCGCCGCCGAGACGCTGGAGGCCGAATACACCACGCAATCCGTGCTGCACTTCCAGATGGAGCCGGTGAACGCGACCGTCTTCCAAAACGCCGATGGCGTTTGGGAGACCCATGCAGGCAACCAGTGGCAATCACTGATCCTGCCGACGCTGGCCGCCGCGCTGGAGGTGCCCGCCGACAAGATCGTGATGCGCAGCTATATGCTGGGCGGTGGCTTTGGCCGGCGTTTGAACGGCGACTACATCGTGCCCGCCGCGCTCGCCTCCAAGGCCGTGGGCAAGCCGGTGAAGCTGGTCTTCTCCCGCGAGGAAGACGCCCAGTTCGACAGCATCCGCTCGCCTTCGGTGCAAAAGCTGCGCATGGCTTTCGATGAGGGCAAAGCCATCACCGGGATGGAGCATCACGCCGCTGCCGGTTGGCCGACGCAGGTGATGGCACCGGGCTTCATGCCCAAGGGCGTCAACGAAGAACCCTATGACCCCTTCGCCATCGACGGCGCGGATCACTGGTATTCGGTCGGGGCGCATCGCGTGCGGGCGATCTCGAACGATCTGGCCAATGCAACCTTCCGCCCCGGGTGGCTGCGCTCGGTCGGGCCGGGCTGGACCAACTTCGCCGTTGAAAGCTTCATGGATGAGGCGGCGCATAAAGTCGGCGCCGATCCGTTGCAGTTCCGTCTGGATCACCTGAAGGCCGAGGGTCTCAACGCAGGTTCCGCCCCCAATGCGGTGGGCGGGGCATCGCGGCAAGCGGCTGTTTTGCAGCGCGTGGCCGAGATGTCAGGCTATGGCCAGACGGAGTTGCCCGAGGGCACGGCAATCGGGATCGCCACCACCTTTGGCCAATCGCGCACCATGCCGACTTGGACCGCCGCCGCCGTGAAACTGGCGGTGGATGCCGAAACTGGTGACGTCGCGGTCGAGAAGATGTGGCTGGCCTTCGATTGCGGCACTGTGGTCGACCCCGACGGCGCGCGCGCGCAATGCGAGGGCGCGGCGCTTTGGGGTCTGTCCATGGCTCTGCATGAGGGCACGCGGATCGAAGACGGCAATGTCGTCGACCTGAACCTTGGGTCTTACACGCCGCTGCGGATGGTCGATGTGCCTCAGATCGAGGTCGCTTTCGTCGAGAGCACGGAAGTGCCCGTGGGTCTTGGAGAGCCGGGCACCACGGTCATCGCCCCGGCGATTGCCAATGCGATCTTCAACGCCACCGGGGCGCGGGTGCGTCATCTGCCGATTACCGGCGATGCGGTTCTTGCGGCGCTGGAAAGCTGA
- a CDS encoding (2Fe-2S)-binding protein codes for MIKFELNGRQISVDADPDMPLLWAIRDEIGLTGTKFGCGIGACGACTVHIDGTATRSCITYLGDVEGLSVTTIEGLDEEGKHPVQEAWRNLRVPQCGYCQSGQIMQAASLLKDTPNPSDEDIDAVMTGNLCRCMTYPRIRQAVRDAATAMGGSDNG; via the coding sequence ATGATAAAATTCGAATTGAACGGGCGGCAGATCTCTGTCGACGCAGACCCGGACATGCCCCTATTGTGGGCGATCCGTGATGAGATCGGCCTCACCGGCACGAAATTCGGCTGCGGCATCGGCGCATGCGGCGCTTGCACCGTGCATATCGACGGCACCGCGACACGGTCTTGCATCACCTATCTGGGAGACGTAGAGGGCCTGTCGGTCACCACGATCGAAGGGCTGGACGAAGAGGGCAAGCACCCGGTTCAAGAAGCATGGCGCAACCTGCGCGTACCGCAATGCGGTTACTGCCAGTCGGGCCAGATCATGCAGGCGGCGTCTTTGTTGAAAGACACGCCCAACCCCAGTGACGAAGACATCGACGCGGTGATGACCGGCAACCTTTGCCGCTGCATGACCTATCCGCGCATCCGCCAAGCCGTGCGCGACGCCGCAACCGCAATGGGAGGCTCCGACAATGGCTAA
- a CDS encoding SDR family NAD(P)-dependent oxidoreductase has protein sequence MMKPVDHDQKTLLLTGASRGIGHATAKAFADKGWRVIGCSRQAFSPECPWPGGAEDHVQVDLSDPNQTIEAVAQVKRLLGGNPLHALVNNAGVSPKGEDGARLSTLDTDLRTWGEVFHVNFFASVVLARGLQDELSAGRGSVVNVTSIAGSRVHPFAGAAYATSKAALAALTREMAHDFGPLGVRVNAIAPGEVETAILSEGTDKIVRDIPMRRLGQPDEVARAIYFLCSAESSYVSGTEIEVNGGQHV, from the coding sequence ATGATGAAACCTGTGGATCACGATCAAAAGACGCTGCTGCTGACCGGTGCCAGCCGGGGCATCGGCCATGCCACGGCCAAGGCTTTCGCCGACAAGGGCTGGCGGGTGATCGGCTGCTCGCGGCAGGCGTTCTCGCCCGAATGCCCTTGGCCCGGTGGGGCGGAGGACCATGTGCAGGTCGATCTCAGCGATCCGAACCAGACGATAGAGGCGGTCGCGCAGGTCAAAAGGCTTTTGGGCGGTAACCCTTTGCACGCTCTGGTGAACAACGCGGGCGTCTCGCCCAAGGGCGAGGATGGCGCGCGGCTCAGCACGCTCGACACCGATCTGCGGACATGGGGCGAGGTGTTTCATGTGAATTTCTTCGCCTCCGTGGTTCTGGCGCGCGGGCTTCAGGATGAGCTTTCTGCCGGGCGTGGGTCGGTGGTGAATGTCACCTCCATCGCCGGGTCGCGGGTGCATCCCTTTGCCGGGGCGGCCTATGCGACCTCAAAGGCGGCGCTGGCGGCGCTGACGCGCGAGATGGCCCATGATTTCGGCCCCCTCGGCGTGCGGGTGAACGCAATCGCCCCGGGTGAGGTTGAGACGGCGATCCTCAGCGAAGGCACCGACAAGATCGTGCGCGACATCCCCATGCGCCGCCTCGGCCAGCCTGATGAGGTCGCGCGGGCGATCTATTTCCTGTGCAGCGCGGAAAGCTCCTATGTCTCGGGGACCGAGATCGAGGTGAACGGCGGTCAGCACGTCTGA